The Fusarium fujikuroi IMI 58289 draft genome, chromosome FFUJ_chr05 DNA segment TCTGATCTAAGTCTTGCCCCTTTACTCCAGATGGATGCCCAGAGGATGCAGGGTGGCCTGCTTTGGACTGTCTTAGACGGTGTGTCATTAATCCGTTCCGCGAGATCTGGCCTTATCATGTATCCGAACACCTAGAAATCATGGTGAAAGTTGTCGTTGCATTGCTCGACACCTCAAGCTTATTCCCTCAAGTCCGTCGCCATGGTAAGCTAGATTGAACAAACTTCCAACTGTGTACCCGCTGACGCCAAACTGAGAACATCGCCTACAACTCCGCCTTGCGGCAAAGCAAGTCTCTCCGCGCAGAGctctccaacctcaacagCAAACCTCAAGCATCTCCCTCCGAAATTGGCAACGTGTCCGCCTCAATCGCTTCCTTCACCAAGACCCTCGATGAATACCAATCCCTCGCCCGTCAGGAGATCGTtcccaagaagcaagaagaggGCTTTGAGCGAGTAAAGAGGTTCCGCGAAGATCTCTCCGACTTTCGAACTCAAGTCGATTCGCTGAAGAAAGTTCGTGATGATGCCCAACACCAGGCCAATCGCACAGAACTTCTTGGCCGAAGACCGTATAATGCTACACCCGAGAACCCTTATGCGAACGctacaacaacaaacacGCACTCTGCATTCCAGCCTCGACACCCACCTCAAGCCAGCGCCTTGACAACCGGCTCACCAGACGAGATGCGTGAGGCACACGCATTCAGGGAGCAGAACTTCTTCGCAAACACAAACCAAGCGTTGGATGACTACATTGCGCGCGGACAGGCTGTACTGGGCGATCTAGGCCAACAACGGGAGATGCTCAAGAGCACCCAGAAGCGACTCTACAACGTCGCCAACACCCTTGGCGTAAGCGGCGATACGATCCGTATGGTAGAACGACGGGCAAAGGAGGACAAATGGATCTTCTTTGCGGGCGTCTTGATATTCTTCCTGTTTTGTTGGCTGGTGCTCCATTTCTTGCGGTAGAAAAGAAACCGAACTGGGCTTCAAGTATTTGGAAGAGGAATGTCACAGAAATGTACGCTTAGGGGTATCAGCGCGGCGCATGGAGTTTTTGAGTGTCTTCTGTTGTCTTTTTGCTTGTATCATACCACGCCAAGTCAACATGTTCTTTGTTGAAGCACTATGCTATTCGTCATCGCCGTCCCCTTCTTTGAGTGCTACTGTGAACAGCACATCCTTGTCCGTCGTCACTGAAACAACCTGAGACTCGGGCAGGATATGATTGCTAGTACTCAACTTGCCACCAATCTCAGTATGCCAGTTCTCGACATCCCACTCGAAGCCCTTTGTCGTGATGTTGGCAGCCTCCTTGAGAGGAATGATACCAACATGCTTGCCGAAggcatcttcctctccctcctcgcGAACCTGGATCTGATGACTACCAGCCTTGAGCAGGAATGTCAAACTTGAGCCGGAAAGTAGAAACAGTCGACCGGTCGCATAATCGGGGTCGTTTTGGAAGAGGTACAGGTGGTGAAGCTGAGAAAGACCCTGGTCGACTCGGCCCCCAATGCCTCCAAGTGCGACGATGTCGATGCCTTCGGGGTGTTCCTTGCGAATCCAGTTGATAGCCTTTGCAAAGTCGGTCGACTCTTGGTCAGCGTCGTGGATGACTGTCGCAGGGGAGGGTTGCGACGAGTAGAAATCGCGGACTTGTGGGGTGAGAGAGTCGAGGTCGCCAATGATGAGTTGCAGGTTAGACTGTAGGATTAGCAACCATTTAACATTATCGTCCACGAGCAGTATCGCAACGTACGTATTTTCCGTGGAAAGACGACAGCTTGTGTAGGCGATTCGCTCCACCATCGGCGGCTACTCTCACAGAAGCTGTGAAATGGACGTTAGGCACTGAGACCGCAAGAGCAGCATGTCAAGCTACGTACAGTTCTTCCAGAGCTTGCGCAAATTGACGCCGTTCTTCAACGGCTGGTTTAGAATGAGCAGCGCAAAGTCCTGGCCTATGTTATAGTCCTGGAGCAGCTTTGCCGGACGCCATTCGAAAGATTTGGACGCCATGACTGAGGATATCTTTGGTTAGTATGCGACTTGCAATGGGTAGAAaaagatgaagttgatgtgaTCTAAATTGTCGTGTCCCTTGGGTGATATTCGCAAGTTGTTAGGTCAAGAATgattttgctttttcctctCCCTGAGAAATGGCGAGACAATGTCTAGCTCGAGAAACTTCCCCTCGATTCCTGTGCGACAGCTTTCtccctttctttcctttgtcTTCTGCTGATTCACTTGTACCAACTTGTTTGACAAAACAAACTTTGGTCTACTTTAACAGCCACAATCTAGGTCGAAAGTCAAAAAGAGATCTAGACGCAGCCTGCACGTTAAGCCCTATGAGGGTATAGAAGCAGCTCATATGATCAGGAATGAATGCGCACCGCCTGGATCCAATAGTTAGGTAGAAGCCGATGGTGGGGGAACGTCATGGTGCGATAAGGCTGTTATCAGATAAAGAGTACGGACGGTTAAATTACGGTTACACTTTTTTCACGCAACCGGCCGGCATCTCGGAGACCAGGGCCAAGTATTTCCAAGCATCATACTCCAAGATTTCGATGCTCCACCATTGCTGACCAATTCCTCTTGTATTCTTGATTTTCTGTATTGACCTTCGCTCCTTTGTCGACTTCTGTAATTCAAAATGTATCGCACCACTATGCGATCGGCCTCGAGGCCTGTAATTGCCAGCCTGCGCTCGAACACGATCCGCGCTGCCCCTCGACGATTTAACTCGACAGCAACTCCCGCCGACAAGTCCCGATCATGGAAGAGCTCTGTGGCACGATTGGGTCTGGCTTTCGGTGCTGTCTATTACTATAACACAAGCCCCATCTTCGCTGATGAGGCTATCTGTGCGTTGCAATGATGCTCAGAATTCGAGATTATACGACTAATATAGAACAGCAAAAACGGTTCCCGCACCCGCTGCCTTTTCCGACGATGACCTCCCCACTGTCGACTCTGTCCTCGAGGAGAAGCGCAAacagatcaaggccaagagcgAGAAGCCCGCCGACTCATCAAAGCCCTCCAAGCCTCAACAATCCAACACTCAAGCCGCTGCCGCCGATGGATCACCTGCTGCCTTAGAAGAGGAGGCCGACCAGCAAGGCGCTTTCAACCCCGAGACTGGAGAGATCAACTGGGATTGCCCTTGCTTGGGTGGTATGGCCGACGGCCCCTGCGGCGAGGAGTTCAAGACTGCGTTCAGCTGCTTTGTGTACTCGACCGAGGAGCCCAAAGGTATGGACTGTATCGAGAAGTTCCAGTACGTTATATCGGACCCTGGTCTTGTTTCATAGCTTGCTAACTCAGCAACAGGGGCATGCAAGAGTGCTTTAAGAAATACCCAGAAATCTACGGCGCCGAGCTcgccgatgacgaggagggtgCTCCCACTCCCGATTTTGGCGATGAGCAGCCCGCCCCCGACGCTCGCAAGGCTCCTGCTACCGACAAGGCACCCGCTACCGACTCCAAGTCTCTCCCCGGAGATTCCTCTGCCGCAGCTGAGCCCGATCAAAAAGCTCCTTCCCGAGCGACTTCCAACGAAGCCGAGAAGGAAACCCTCGCTAACGGTTCGCGAAAGGTCCAGGATGTCGCTACCCCCATAGAGAAGCCGCATAACCCAGAGTTGTGGCAGGATATGCACAAGTCCGAGGTCCCTGTAAAGGAGGTTTTCGTTGAGCCTTCACAAGCGCATGATGCTACTGCTGCCAAtgctgagatcaagattATTGAGCAGGAGAgggaagccaagaagaaggcggagaagaagcagtagAAGGTGTAAAATATTGGCGCTGCTAGGGAGAAGAACAACATTTTGTAAAATATTTAGGATCTTGATATGGGCGAGTGTCCATCTGTACCAACGCTGTCTGATGAGAAGGGACAGAAGCCACGAAATTAATAGATACGATCACATCTCAATGCTTTGGTTATTGGTATCTCCAAACAACTTTTGCGAAGTTTGATTTGAGAATGGGATTGTTGAACATAGGTATCAATTCTTATGCCCCCAAACGAAAGAGATGAGTAGTAGCCTGGTATCAGCCAGAGTAGAGAATTATGAAACAAAGTGAAAATGCAGTAAAACAAAGAACTATATCATATCATCCATCAAAAACGTTCGTTCCTTTCAGCGTTCAGCAATTACAAGGCAAGGATTTATCTGTTTAGATGCTTTAGGCCTCAAGAAGACCGTGGCCCGTCAGGCACATCGGCAATTGCGTCGTTTTAGGGTATCATCGCCGCTCGACTCTTAGTTGCcgcccttcttgcccttgtacAGATATCGTCCAACAGCACCCTCGGCAGCTGTCACACCAGCGAGGATACCAGCACCGAGAGTGACGGCCTTCCAGTCaagcttgcccttctcgTAGAGACCCCAACCCTTGTAGCCAAGGTATGCTCCCAGACCAACAACGGTAGCAAAGTTGGCAATAACAAGGCCAGTAGCACTTCCGTCTGACAGGCGAGAGAATTGTTGGATGAGCCAGTTGTCGGcgctcttggctttggcggcaGCCTCGTCACGCTTTCGCTTCTCCTCGCGGGCCTCCTCTTCTCGCTCTACGCGAGCAGCCTGGGTCTCTGTCTTGATCTCCTGCTCAAGGAAGTCGTTGGGGACAGTGTGCACGCTAGGCATATCAACATCGACCAAAGAGGCGGTGGAGGCGGACTCGTCAGTGATGAcctgaggaggttgaggggCAGCAGCCTGGAGGGGTTAGCAAGAGGGGTCGCAGACACATGATGCTGGATGGAAAGTAACTCACCTCCTCGGGGCTCTGCTTGGGGCCACTGGCAGCAACGTCGGCGTAAGACACTATGATAAAGTTAGTGATCTGATGTTGGGCACAAATACGCTACAGTGACGTGTATACTTACTGATGGTAAGGCGGGGTAGAGAGGGGGATAAAAGAGTAGACTTGAGTTGCTGGGGATGTATTATCCTGTTGTGTTTGTGGCAAAGGGCAAATTTGATCGAGAGGAACCAAAGAGTATCGTGGCCGAGgaaaagatggaggagagaagatggcTCTTCATGTGACGCAGATCATGAAGCCCGCACCTTTTGAACCTGAGCTTCCGCAATCCGCCGATGACGTATGCGGCTCGAGACCCACTTAGACGCTCTCCTTCAACAAGGAAGCAGGATTTCCCTTGGCTCGGGAGAAATTGGAGTCAGGAACAGGAGCTGGGGTAGCGAATCAGAAGAGCCAATTctttgctgatgctgatcaaGTTCCAGTGATAGTCGATTAATTGATGACTTGCTTATTCCCTAGAATCCCTACCACCCCTTCCAAGGAATCCATGTGTCCCTCACAATGCcctgctcatcaacaacataaTACACGTAAAACGCAGCCGCGGCTATACAAGCGTGATTGCACCACAGCTGAATCTTTTGCCCGACCTCGAAATCCTCATCGACCTTTCGTCCCTCGCTCGTCCCAAGGATCCCATGCTCCTGCGACAATCGGACCACACCCCACGCCGGACTGCCCACCACTCGGCCGAATCCGCTAAAGGCGCTGGCCTCACGCGACAGCGCGATCACACCTGCGTTGACGAGCGCTTCGTTCCTCTCCGGGTACACGCTACATACTTCGGCGGCTACAGACACGGATTGCTGTGTCTCTGTCACAAGGCCAGTTGACACTTGCTGGAGATCGTTGCAGGGGAAATTGCCTGCGTGGAGCTCcagcttgatgttctctGGCATTGATGCCTTGAGGCTTTCGACGACATGCGCTGTTGGTGTGCTGCCGACGGAGATGACAAGCTGGTGATCAGAGGGCAGAAGCTTGGCCGCGGCTAAGACGCTCGACACTTCTATGTTGAGCgtcttctcagcctcgtccCGCGACCGACCTCCATACGAATGACCTGCGTGACAGTAGAATCCGTAGATACTAATGGCAGACGACTTCTGTGCACGCTCTACCAAGCTGTTCAGTGCAGCACTGTTGGCTTCAACGCCTGCCCGGCGCGATCCCACATCGAGCTTGACAAAGACATCCCAGGGCTGCTTGCTTGAAGCCGACTTTTCGAGGAAATCAACCTGTTGCTCATTGTCGACCATGAGCATGATACGTAGTGATCTTCGCAACTCAACCAACCTTGGCAGGATACCAGGATAGACAGGTAGACCGTAGAGACACTGCGGAATATTCAGTGCTTGTCATCTTCGTAGATCTTCGGTGAAACTCACCTCTTCCAAGAGGCCCTCTTTCACCAGGGGTAAAGCACCTTGGATCTCAGGGATGGTGGAGGCAATGATTCCTCTGTATTTCCCATCCGCCATCATTAACCGTGTCACCTCAAGAGACTGTAGAACACCGAGTTAGTCCATAATATCTCAAATTTTATAGGCGCAATATACCTTCAATGTCTTGACATGAGGTCTAAAGCCAATgccgagcttctcaacatcgcGATGTAACGTCTCGACATTCGTCTTGAGAACAGGCAGATTGACAACCAGGGATGGTGTAGGAAGCTCTGAGACGTGCTTTCCGGTATATGTCTTATGATTCTCCAGTGAATAGTccatcttgaagagcttctgAGTCACTTTGGCTCTATGATCAAAGTGTTCAACGTGGGGCAAATCCAGCAGTGCGGGGAGTGATGTCGAGCACACTGAGAAGCGTCTGCTCGACTTTatacttcttctgcttcagtTGAATCACGGACCTGAGGTATTATTTCACTGATGAGCGGTATTTAcagtgatgatgaccttACAATTTGAGTATAGATAGATAGTCAAGGTGGTTTCCGCGGCGGTCTCAAGTTCTAGCGCCGATAGTTTTCCGCGGGCAATTACTAACAATAATTGACGATATGCCTCAGCATCAACGTGAAGCTTCACCACAAACCTCGAGACCTCAAAATCCTGTATCCTACGGTGGAATTCCTTTCCCCCGTATCGATCGAAGTCACAGGTTCTGAGAATCATGCCGTATCTGATTATGAACGtaccctcaacaccatctggCTTATCAAAGTGGAGCCCTGCGATCATCAAGAATGGGGCATCCGGGAGAATGAGACTTCTAATAGTCAACCAAGATGTCAAAGACGAGACTATAGTCCGAAGGCCCTCTAATTCTATCATGAATTTTGCTAATTTGTACTGcaattacctaaatcttgTGCTTTTCAGGATAGTAGTTAGACGTTTTGCCtctcttgaagaagttcagACCACCAATATCTCAGCTTTCCTAGATGATGGAAGCTCGAAGAATCTTGCGTCTTCGAATGGACATGAAGTCCTAGATAACATACTCGGGGCGCTTCGTGACATGCTGTAACCCTCGAATTGTTGCAATGGTCACGCCCAGAACTTAGACTGAGGTTAGTTATAGTCTGCCTCACTCGTTCCTAACTCCAATGCAGCGCCAAGTCCTGTTGGTtgaaacatcatcaagatgcaTTGAACCATTATCGACTTGAAGCAGGCTGAATAATTGGCTTCGCAGAAAGGTAAGATAGTGATTCGATCAGCTTGTTACACCGCCTGCATCGACCCAGCACGGTGAAGACCATGTATGACTTCAAGCTTGCCCAACAGTCTGGGATTTCCAGGAATAAGACACTGTGTTTATGCCTTTGCTCAACAATTCAAACCTCTAAAAAGATATCCACCTTCGATACTTATCCAACAAGTTGAGTCATCCCGCAGTCGGAGTCGGAGAAGAGTGCCGTCTTACAACCAGCCGCCAACTGACACAACTTATACCGGAAATAATATCGTCAGTCTCCATTAGCGAGTCTCCAGATCAATTTCTCCGACCAATCGTAAGGCAAGTTGTA contains these protein-coding regions:
- a CDS encoding related to mitochondrial intermembrane space protein Mia40 — protein: MYRTTMRSASRPVIASLRSNTIRAAPRRFNSTATPADKSRSWKSSVARLGLAFGAVYYYNTSPIFADEAISKTVPAPAAFSDDDLPTVDSVLEEKRKQIKAKSEKPADSSKPSKPQQSNTQAAAADGSPAALEEEADQQGAFNPETGEINWDCPCLGGMADGPCGEEFKTAFSCFVYSTEEPKGMDCIEKFQGMQECFKKYPEIYGAELADDEEGAPTPDFGDEQPAPDARKAPATDKAPATDSKSLPGDSSAAAEPDQKAPSRATSNEAEKETLANGSRKVQDVATPIEKPHNPELWQDMHKSEVPVKEVFVEPSQAHDATAANAEIKIIEQEREAKKKAEKKQ
- a CDS encoding related to THI80-thiamin pyrophosphokinase, whose protein sequence is MASKSFEWRPAKLLQDYNIGQDFALLILNQPLKNGVNLRKLWKNSSVRVAADGGANRLHKLSSFHGKYSNLQLIIGDLDSLTPQVRDFYSSQPSPATVIHDADQESTDFAKAINWIRKEHPEGIDIVALGGIGGRVDQGLSQLHHLYLFQNDPDYATGRLFLLSGSSLTFLLKAGSHQIQVREEGEEDAFGKHVGIIPLKEAANITTKGFEWDVENWHTEIGGKLSTSNHILPESQVVSVTTDKDVLFTVALKEGDGDDE
- a CDS encoding related to acyl-coenzyme A:6-aminopenicillanic-acid-acyltransferase precursor, with the protein product MNIAYNSALRQSKSLRAELSNLNSKPQASPSEIGNVSASIASFTKTLDEYQSLARQEIVPKKQEEGFERVKRFREDLSDFRTQVDSLKKVRDDAQHQANRTELLGRRPYNATPENPYANATTTNTHSAFQPRHPPQASALTTGSPDEMREAHAFREQNFFANTNQALDDYIARGQAVLGDLGQQREMLKSTQKRLYNVANTLGVSGDTIRMVERRAKEDKWIFFAGVLIFFLFCWLVLHFLR